A window of the Cystobacter fuscus genome harbors these coding sequences:
- a CDS encoding phage tail protein, translated as MKALWTRFDQTADEVQGLRTRLDGSGERVRDSVKELTPSVSSRCDALEEQVKGSHDSFAQQLESLGQDTARRREALLSEGTARLQQRKEAARANTARSKAELQQEVAGLEAREQQLQELLRTTGSETDAHLQGAHSQLATTVDSVSGQVARTRGSVDAEVQRLLAALEAVLAPVLPALEQLHQEIQSASESSKATVRRQVEQLRSGLQPLRTQVQGATQAADQVLQTLETTVGAALQAGAQQLGQMLDALDQTLGGPMRSLSQQLEVVEQFLQQVGEQIDTLITQGVGAIDALMSTALTTFESIQAPARLAIDSAFKVFDGLTDTLEQLEKQLQAIFTALPEKLEQLQTLFKTLVGTLESLLARAVQMLEAIPAADLPKPLVDPAVQAIKQVVTQISTQLGTLTSQVGQQMTTVQDQVISQVEQVQAQAVQQVQTMQEQLLQQIQSLTESVQGGIDQAVTQAEQLVAQVTQQIGTARDQVVSQVEAMQAQVATRVESLQELVSGQLATLQQTLADGVQAAADQVAAVEAQLEQQLAAAQERVRSGLDAIGGTVDSALAGAREGIERIETTVTQQVDQVLGAFTQRAGSVGAPAAEQLDGMLGQVDSTKERLLVPLDTLEASLRDNSPFAPVVEQARTQVDSVMGRTETRVRELTG; from the coding sequence GTGAAGGCGCTGTGGACGCGGTTCGACCAGACGGCGGACGAGGTACAGGGCCTGCGCACGCGGCTCGACGGCTCCGGGGAGCGCGTGCGCGACTCGGTGAAGGAGCTCACGCCCTCGGTCTCCTCGCGGTGTGATGCCCTGGAGGAGCAGGTGAAGGGCTCGCACGACTCCTTCGCCCAGCAGCTCGAGTCGCTCGGCCAGGACACCGCCAGGCGCCGCGAGGCGCTCTTGAGCGAGGGCACGGCCCGTCTCCAGCAGCGCAAGGAGGCGGCGCGCGCCAACACCGCCCGGAGCAAGGCGGAGCTCCAGCAGGAGGTGGCGGGGCTCGAGGCCCGGGAGCAGCAACTCCAGGAGCTGCTGCGCACGACGGGGAGCGAGACGGATGCGCACCTCCAGGGCGCCCACTCCCAGCTCGCGACCACGGTGGACTCGGTGTCCGGCCAGGTGGCGCGCACGCGCGGCTCCGTGGACGCGGAGGTCCAGCGGTTGCTCGCCGCGCTCGAGGCGGTGCTCGCCCCGGTTCTCCCCGCCCTGGAGCAGCTCCACCAGGAGATCCAATCCGCGAGCGAGTCCTCGAAGGCGACCGTGCGACGTCAGGTGGAGCAGCTGCGCTCCGGACTCCAGCCGCTGCGCACCCAGGTGCAGGGCGCCACCCAGGCGGCGGATCAGGTACTCCAGACGCTGGAGACCACCGTCGGCGCCGCCCTCCAGGCGGGTGCCCAGCAGCTCGGGCAGATGCTCGACGCGTTGGATCAGACGCTGGGCGGGCCGATGCGCTCGCTGAGCCAGCAGCTCGAGGTGGTGGAGCAGTTCCTCCAGCAGGTGGGCGAGCAGATCGACACGCTCATCACCCAGGGCGTCGGCGCCATCGACGCGCTGATGAGCACGGCGCTCACCACCTTCGAGTCCATCCAGGCCCCGGCGCGCCTGGCGATCGACTCCGCCTTCAAGGTGTTCGACGGGCTGACGGACACGCTCGAGCAGTTGGAGAAGCAGCTCCAGGCCATCTTCACCGCCCTGCCCGAAAAGCTCGAGCAACTCCAGACCCTGTTCAAGACGCTGGTGGGCACGCTGGAGTCGCTGCTGGCCCGGGCGGTGCAGATGCTGGAGGCCATCCCCGCCGCGGATCTCCCCAAGCCACTGGTGGATCCCGCCGTCCAGGCCATCAAACAGGTGGTGACGCAGATCTCCACCCAGCTCGGCACCCTCACCTCGCAGGTGGGTCAGCAGATGACCACGGTGCAGGATCAGGTCATCTCCCAGGTGGAGCAGGTCCAGGCGCAGGCGGTGCAGCAGGTGCAGACGATGCAGGAGCAGCTCCTGCAACAGATTCAATCCCTGACCGAGTCGGTGCAGGGCGGTATCGATCAGGCCGTCACCCAGGCCGAGCAGTTGGTGGCGCAGGTGACGCAGCAGATCGGCACCGCGCGCGACCAGGTGGTGAGCCAGGTGGAGGCGATGCAGGCCCAGGTGGCCACGCGCGTGGAGTCCCTCCAGGAGCTGGTGAGCGGGCAGCTCGCGACGCTCCAGCAGACCCTCGCGGACGGAGTCCAGGCGGCGGCCGATCAGGTGGCGGCGGTGGAGGCCCAGCTCGAGCAGCAGCTCGCCGCCGCCCAGGAGCGGGTGCGCTCCGGCCTGGACGCGATCGGCGGCACGGTGGACTCGGCGCTCGCCGGGGCTCGCGAGGGCATCGAGCGCATCGAGACCACGGTGACGCAGCAGGTGGATCAGGTGCTCGGCGCCTTCACCCAGCGGGCCGGGAGCGTGGGAGCTCCCGCGGCCGAACAGCTCGACGGAATGCTCGGTCAGGTGGACTCGACGAAGGAGCGGCTCCTCGTGCCGTTGGACACACTGGAGGCCTCGCTGCGCGACAACAGCCCCTTCGCCCCGGTGGTGGAGCAGGCCCGCACCCAGGTGGACTCGGTGATGGGAAGGACCGAGACCCGGGTGCGCGAGCTGACGGGCTGA